A stretch of the Marivirga tractuosa DSM 4126 genome encodes the following:
- a CDS encoding F0F1 ATP synthase subunit B, with protein sequence MEQLVNDFSPGLFFMQLFIFGVLLLLLSKFAWKPILNSLKAREGSIADALQSAENAKEEMAKLQADNQKLLQEARLERDKLLKEATDIANKIKEEAKSDAAKQADKMISDAKNVIEVEKNAALKEVTTKVAELSLEIAEKLIRKNLSDDKAQKALAEDFMKDLKLN encoded by the coding sequence ATGGAACAATTAGTAAATGATTTTTCTCCTGGGTTGTTTTTCATGCAACTCTTCATTTTTGGTGTCCTCTTGTTGCTTTTGTCAAAGTTTGCTTGGAAGCCAATTTTGAATTCGTTGAAAGCAAGAGAAGGCAGCATTGCAGATGCATTGCAATCAGCTGAAAATGCTAAAGAGGAAATGGCAAAATTGCAGGCTGACAATCAAAAATTATTGCAAGAAGCAAGATTGGAGAGAGATAAGCTTTTAAAAGAAGCAACTGACATTGCTAATAAAATAAAAGAAGAAGCTAAGTCTGATGCTGCTAAGCAAGCAGATAAAATGATTTCTGATGCAAAAAATGTAATTGAAGTAGAGAAAAATGCTGCTTTAAAAGAAGTTACAACTAAAGTTGCAGAACTTTCATTGGAAATTGCAGAGAAGCTTATTCGTAAAAACCTATCTGATGATAAAGCACAAAAGGCTTTAGCAGAAGATTTTATGAAAGATTTAAAACTCAATTAA
- the atpH gene encoding ATP synthase F1 subunit delta — MSEYRIASRYSKSLMDLAVEKNQLEDIKADMELLSKVCKENREFVLMLNNPILESVKKAAVIRAVFKDKVQEMTSLFFDIVSRKHRESVLPEMAKVFKQLYNEHKGIITAEVTTTFKLDDSLRPEVIKIVKEISGKEVELNEKVDEALIGGFLIRVGDKQIDETIQSKLNDLRRELTRNQYIKQI, encoded by the coding sequence ATGTCAGAATATAGAATTGCATCCCGGTATTCCAAGTCTTTAATGGACCTCGCAGTTGAGAAAAATCAATTGGAGGATATTAAAGCTGATATGGAACTATTATCTAAAGTCTGCAAGGAAAACAGAGAGTTTGTCCTTATGCTTAATAATCCTATTTTAGAAAGCGTAAAAAAAGCTGCTGTAATACGAGCAGTATTCAAGGACAAAGTACAGGAAATGACTTCTTTATTTTTTGACATTGTGTCAAGAAAGCATAGAGAGTCTGTTTTGCCAGAAATGGCAAAAGTTTTTAAGCAACTTTATAATGAGCATAAGGGGATCATTACAGCTGAGGTAACTACTACATTCAAATTAGATGATAGTTTACGTCCAGAGGTAATCAAAATTGTAAAGGAGATTTCCGGTAAGGAAGTTGAATTAAATGAAAAAGTTGATGAAGCTTTGATTGGTGGCTTTTTAATCCGTGTGGGTGATAAGCAAATTGACGAAACCATTCAAAGCAAATTAAATGATTTAAGAAGGGAATTAACCCGGAATCAATATATCAAGCAGATTTAA
- the atpA gene encoding F0F1 ATP synthase subunit alpha: MAEVRPDEVSAILREQLSGFKTEAELEEVGTVLQVGDGVARIYGLTQAQSGELLEFENGLQALVLNLEEDNVGAVLFGSSQGIKEGDAVKRTGKIASIKVGDGIAGRVVDTLGQPIDGKGPIEGELFDMPLERKAPGVIFREPVSEPLQTGIKSIDAMIPVGRGQRELIIGDRQTGKTAVAIDAIINQKEFYDAGEPVYCIYVAIGQKASTVAQIVAELEKAGAMAYTTIVSASASDPAPLQFFAPFAGAAIGEYFRDTGRPGLVVYDDLSKQAVAYREVSLLLRRPPGREAYPGDVFYLHSRLLERAAKVINDDTIAQDMNDLPPSLKGKVKGGGSLTALPIIETQAGDVSAYIPTNVISITDGQIFLETNLFNSGIRPAINVGISVSRVGGNAQIKSMKKVSGTLKLDQAQFRELEAFSKFGSDLDPATKKVIERGKRNQEILKQGQYSPVAVEQQVAIIIASTKGFLDKVPVDKVRAFEKEFAMMMENQEKETLEAFKAGKINDDLIAVVKKVADDLSSKY; the protein is encoded by the coding sequence ATGGCAGAGGTTAGACCAGACGAGGTTTCAGCAATATTAAGAGAACAACTTTCAGGCTTCAAAACAGAAGCTGAACTAGAAGAAGTTGGTACCGTCCTTCAAGTTGGTGATGGTGTGGCGCGTATTTACGGCTTAACACAAGCGCAATCAGGTGAATTGTTAGAATTTGAAAACGGTTTACAGGCATTGGTTTTGAACCTGGAAGAAGATAATGTTGGAGCTGTATTATTCGGTAGTTCGCAAGGAATTAAAGAAGGTGACGCTGTAAAAAGAACAGGAAAAATTGCTTCCATTAAAGTGGGTGATGGTATCGCAGGTAGAGTTGTGGATACATTAGGTCAACCAATTGATGGTAAAGGTCCTATCGAAGGAGAGCTATTTGATATGCCTTTAGAGCGTAAAGCACCAGGTGTAATTTTCCGTGAGCCGGTAAGTGAGCCTTTGCAAACAGGTATTAAATCTATTGATGCGATGATTCCTGTTGGTAGGGGTCAGCGTGAGTTGATCATTGGTGACCGTCAAACAGGTAAGACTGCTGTGGCGATTGATGCCATTATCAATCAAAAAGAATTTTATGATGCTGGTGAACCAGTTTATTGTATATATGTTGCCATCGGGCAAAAAGCATCTACAGTAGCACAAATTGTGGCTGAGTTAGAGAAAGCCGGTGCTATGGCTTATACTACTATTGTTTCGGCCTCGGCTTCTGATCCAGCCCCATTGCAGTTCTTTGCTCCTTTCGCAGGTGCCGCAATAGGTGAGTACTTCAGGGATACAGGTCGTCCAGGATTGGTTGTTTATGATGATTTATCAAAACAAGCAGTTGCTTATCGTGAGGTGTCACTGCTATTAAGAAGACCTCCAGGTCGTGAGGCATACCCAGGTGATGTATTCTACTTACACTCTCGTTTATTGGAGAGAGCTGCGAAAGTAATCAATGATGATACGATTGCACAGGACATGAATGACTTGCCTCCTTCATTGAAAGGAAAAGTTAAAGGCGGTGGTTCATTAACAGCTCTTCCAATTATTGAAACACAAGCTGGTGACGTTTCAGCTTATATTCCGACAAACGTAATTTCGATTACGGATGGTCAGATTTTCTTGGAAACTAATTTGTTTAACTCTGGTATCAGACCAGCGATTAACGTAGGTATTTCAGTATCTCGTGTGGGTGGTAATGCTCAGATTAAATCAATGAAGAAGGTTTCTGGTACCTTGAAATTAGATCAAGCACAGTTCCGTGAATTAGAGGCGTTCTCTAAATTCGGTTCTGATTTGGATCCAGCTACTAAGAAAGTTATTGAAAGAGGTAAGCGTAACCAAGAAATCTTGAAGCAAGGTCAGTATTCTCCTGTTGCGGTTGAGCAACAAGTAGCTATCATTATTGCATCTACAAAAGGATTTTTGGATAAAGTACCGGTTGATAAAGTACGTGCTTTTGAAAAAGAATTTGCCATGATGATGGAAAATCAAGAAAAAGAAACGCTTGAAGCATTTAAAGCAGGGAAAATCAATGATGACTTAATCGCAGTAGTGAAGAAGGTAGCTGACGATTTATCATCTAAATACTAA
- the atpG gene encoding ATP synthase F1 subunit gamma, which translates to MANLKEVKNRINSVVSTQQITKAMKMVAAAKLKRAQDRITMMRPYSQKLSAILQNVSGSGEDMNNPYAKERPIEKVLLILVTSDKGLCGAFNSTVTRRVKSLMESEYKSIAESGNLHFMTIGKKAADYLKRNKLPNNADYIDLFNRLNYEDVSEAAQFVMDEFEKGTYDKVEIIYNEFKNAATQVLNQEQFLPIAKADSEVGADTDHAYSYEPSRDYIEKELIPTSLKTQLFKALLDSNASEHGARMTAMDKATENAGDLLKELRLTYNRTRQAAITTEILEITAGAEALAAE; encoded by the coding sequence ATGGCAAATCTAAAGGAAGTAAAAAATAGGATTAATTCAGTTGTTTCGACTCAACAAATTACCAAAGCCATGAAAATGGTGGCGGCTGCTAAGTTGAAGCGTGCTCAGGACAGAATCACCATGATGCGTCCTTATTCCCAAAAGTTATCTGCTATTTTACAAAACGTGAGTGGTAGTGGGGAGGATATGAATAATCCTTATGCTAAGGAAAGACCCATTGAAAAAGTTTTATTGATTTTGGTGACTTCTGATAAAGGACTTTGTGGCGCTTTTAATAGTACGGTAACTCGAAGAGTGAAAAGCTTAATGGAAAGTGAGTACAAGTCAATTGCTGAAAGTGGTAATTTGCATTTTATGACAATTGGTAAGAAAGCTGCAGATTACCTAAAAAGGAATAAGCTTCCGAATAATGCTGACTACATTGATTTGTTCAATAGATTGAACTATGAAGATGTTAGTGAAGCTGCTCAGTTTGTTATGGACGAATTTGAGAAGGGAACTTATGATAAAGTTGAAATCATTTATAATGAATTCAAAAATGCAGCGACTCAAGTTTTAAATCAAGAGCAATTCTTACCAATAGCTAAAGCAGATAGTGAAGTAGGTGCGGATACAGATCATGCTTACTCTTATGAGCCATCAAGAGATTATATTGAAAAGGAATTAATCCCAACTTCATTGAAAACGCAATTATTTAAAGCACTTTTAGATTCGAACGCATCCGAGCATGGTGCTAGAATGACGGCTATGGATAAAGCGACTGAAAATGCTGGTGATCTATTGAAAGAGTTGAGGTTGACATATAACAGAACTCGTCAAGCAGCAATTACAACAGAAATATTAGAGATTACAGCTGGAGCGGAAGCTTTAGCAGCTGAGTAA
- a CDS encoding CBS domain-containing protein, with amino-acid sequence MVKSYQGAFIKKETKQEEPNSVSVKDYMATNLITFNEHQTIYEAMDILMKKKISGGPVVDENNNLIGVISEGDCLKEIVKGKYNNSPKLPGLVKDYMATNVIHIDPETNIFEAANMFLRMRFRRFPVLKEGKLIGQISQRDIMRAVRDSQEVNWKH; translated from the coding sequence ATGGTAAAGAGCTATCAAGGAGCATTCATCAAAAAAGAAACAAAGCAAGAAGAGCCTAACAGCGTATCGGTAAAAGACTACATGGCTACGAATCTTATCACTTTTAATGAACATCAAACAATTTATGAAGCCATGGATATTTTAATGAAAAAGAAAATTTCGGGTGGTCCTGTAGTAGATGAAAACAATAATCTAATTGGGGTAATTTCAGAAGGTGATTGCCTTAAAGAAATTGTAAAGGGAAAGTATAATAATTCCCCTAAGTTACCTGGCTTAGTAAAGGATTATATGGCTACCAATGTGATTCATATTGATCCAGAAACCAATATCTTTGAAGCTGCCAATATGTTTTTAAGAATGCGTTTTAGAAGATTTCCTGTACTAAAAGAAGGAAAACTTATTGGACAAATAAGCCAGCGAGATATTATGCGCGCTGTAAGAGATAGTCAAGAGGTAAATTGGAAGCATTAA
- a CDS encoding class I SAM-dependent methyltransferase produces MSKQFLPNDSIEIDRYSTHNNDVKDPRYRRFVSPITLAILRDFNKNHHGLDFGSGTGPVITVVLREQGYNIKTYDPYFDYKPEVLGDAYDYIACCEVAEHFHEPNVEFGKLKSLLKPNGKLYIMTDLYDEEIYFEDWYYKNDPTHVFFYQKSTFDWIKETFGFKSVEIEGRLAILIN; encoded by the coding sequence ATGTCCAAGCAATTCCTGCCAAATGATAGTATTGAAATTGATCGCTATTCCACTCATAACAACGATGTAAAAGATCCAAGATACAGAAGATTTGTTTCACCTATCACACTTGCTATTCTTAGAGATTTCAATAAAAACCATCATGGGTTAGATTTTGGTTCTGGCACAGGTCCAGTTATTACCGTAGTCTTAAGGGAACAAGGATACAACATAAAAACTTATGACCCATACTTCGATTATAAGCCAGAAGTATTAGGTGACGCTTACGATTATATTGCTTGTTGCGAAGTAGCTGAGCATTTTCATGAGCCAAATGTAGAGTTTGGAAAACTGAAATCTCTATTGAAACCAAACGGTAAACTCTATATCATGACAGACCTTTACGATGAAGAAATCTATTTTGAAGATTGGTATTACAAAAATGATCCCACTCATGTTTTTTTCTATCAAAAATCCACGTTTGATTGGATCAAAGAAACTTTCGGATTCAAATCAGTTGAGATTGAAGGAAGGCTTGCTATATTAATCAACTAA
- a CDS encoding AAA domain-containing protein produces the protein MHDILRHYLKRLTNLSGSNRSLLLLRLISDQTLDLHDFDFLLNKSSFSLIEDLIGRKKHIPLAAISDPRLEKNNIMSRKLKKLKRIEKFIYDERGAKDLYVGWPFVRGKFHGGTSVRCPLIFFPIEIKQVNDQWVMELREDVNITFNKSFLLAYAHFHGIKISDELIEKVFEIYDPDSRVFRTDLYQIFKESPIEINFNQDNFMDILHQFKDFKKPDFEENEKEGELKLYPEAVLGIFPQSGSYLVPDYSYLLEKEQEVQDIEEFFLSRNPDKQTEDPADYKQRYRFIESVKEEETFTVFPMDAYQENALKAVKKGNSLVVQGPPGTGKSQLISNLVTDFIARGKKVLVVCQKRAALDVIYDRMKSIDMHPFIALVHDFKNDRKAIFEQIQSQIERLEEYEAKNNGLDSVQIQREFLKSSRIIDQIVEEKEEYRLALFDESECGISAKELYLNCDLNHIKINLKQIHRHFHKKEIEEFASKLVHFQTYVDDFSTDDFIWQDRVNFKDFGLNDKKEIVHLLEKIPSYFEEIAKKSKTLVGSQMSLKEFEDVVEHQDKLNALGDLLNTTSYQYLIYMFNYSDDNTNALWLSNIQRVINNCFKDGGIESSLSSKDLGALQKVIQLRRQSRKRPTKWIHWILFSKEKYFLKKVLVANNLTVNGAGVKELEKRLDNRLNFEHNMTKLKKQTWLKDIPNTKNQIELNHWFQEQTQAIKAKEIIGSFTNFKAFSLTEGKSLSEFLSKIQAIIKLSRDTIEEKDQWKKYLTRTQIDQLEQGRLPASYIKTFQRYFDELVQFDQLYEGMEHFEQEVVKLLNESGYTITHENIKAIFLNSIYLEWLDHIETKYPILREVSTRKFDKQTEELQYSIEDKLKLSTEILNLKVRERTFTNVEYNRLNNRISYRDLSHQVTKKRQIWPIRRVIQEFQEELFDLIPCWMASPESVSAIFPMEEIFDLVIFDEASQCFVEKGIPAMYRGRQVVIAGDDKQLSPNDLYKVRWEEEEVDHPDLEIDSLLDLANKYVMNLQLAGHYRSKSLDLIEFSNHHFYKDRLRLLPDFHYINNADPGIDYIKVDGVWEQNSNEIEARNVVDIIKEYLKNEPEKEIGVVTFNAPQQGLIWDILEDQIALGNLTLPDKFFVKNIENVQGDEKDVIIFSTGYAPDKSGRLKMQFGSINAPKGENRLNVAITRAREKVIIISSLYPDQLKVDDAKNNGPKLLKAYLQYALDVSKGNFRPKPKPANNFQSNWFLKTKVREELQASVKSIKAEEELPFADISFKDNTEYKGLLLSDDNLFYDNPSVKDIFAYTPFLLSKMNWPYIQVKSRNFWNDKEELMERVVQFVKRND, from the coding sequence ATGCACGACATCCTAAGGCACTATTTAAAACGGCTCACAAATCTCTCTGGAAGTAATAGATCCTTATTATTGCTTCGCTTGATTTCTGACCAAACCTTAGATTTACATGATTTTGATTTCCTGCTCAATAAAAGCTCTTTTTCCCTAATTGAAGATTTAATAGGAAGAAAGAAACACATACCATTGGCAGCCATCTCAGATCCTAGGCTCGAGAAGAACAACATCATGAGTCGTAAGCTGAAAAAATTAAAGAGAATTGAAAAATTTATTTATGATGAAAGAGGTGCAAAGGATTTATATGTAGGCTGGCCATTTGTAAGAGGAAAGTTTCATGGTGGGACATCCGTACGTTGTCCACTTATATTTTTCCCTATAGAAATAAAACAGGTAAATGACCAATGGGTGATGGAATTAAGGGAAGATGTCAACATTACCTTCAATAAATCTTTCCTGTTGGCCTATGCTCATTTCCATGGAATTAAAATTAGTGATGAGTTAATTGAAAAGGTATTTGAAATCTATGATCCAGATAGTCGTGTTTTCAGAACAGACCTTTACCAAATATTCAAAGAAAGTCCTATTGAAATAAATTTCAATCAGGATAATTTTATGGATATACTTCATCAATTTAAGGATTTTAAAAAGCCGGATTTTGAGGAAAATGAAAAGGAAGGTGAATTAAAATTATATCCGGAAGCTGTCTTAGGGATTTTTCCACAAAGCGGATCGTATTTAGTTCCCGACTATTCTTACTTGCTTGAGAAAGAGCAAGAAGTACAAGACATAGAAGAATTCTTTTTAAGTAGAAATCCAGACAAACAAACAGAAGATCCTGCAGATTATAAGCAGCGCTATCGTTTTATTGAAAGCGTTAAAGAGGAAGAAACCTTTACAGTATTTCCTATGGATGCCTATCAGGAAAATGCATTGAAAGCTGTTAAAAAGGGCAACTCATTGGTAGTTCAGGGCCCTCCTGGAACAGGAAAGTCTCAGCTTATAAGCAATTTAGTTACTGATTTCATAGCCAGAGGAAAAAAGGTGTTGGTGGTATGTCAAAAAAGAGCTGCATTAGATGTGATCTATGACAGAATGAAATCAATCGACATGCATCCTTTTATAGCATTGGTTCATGATTTTAAGAATGATAGAAAAGCTATTTTTGAGCAAATCCAGAGCCAAATAGAACGATTGGAAGAATATGAAGCCAAAAACAATGGATTAGATTCAGTACAAATCCAAAGAGAATTTCTAAAATCCAGTAGAATCATAGACCAAATAGTAGAGGAGAAGGAAGAATACCGATTAGCTTTATTTGATGAATCGGAATGTGGAATCTCCGCAAAGGAATTGTACTTAAATTGTGACCTTAATCACATTAAAATCAACTTAAAACAGATTCATCGTCATTTTCACAAAAAAGAAATTGAAGAATTTGCCAGTAAATTAGTTCATTTCCAAACCTACGTGGACGATTTTAGCACTGATGATTTCATCTGGCAAGACCGAGTAAACTTTAAGGATTTTGGATTGAATGATAAAAAGGAAATTGTTCATTTATTAGAGAAAATTCCATCCTATTTTGAGGAAATTGCCAAAAAATCAAAAACCCTTGTTGGTTCACAAATGAGCCTCAAAGAATTCGAGGATGTAGTAGAACATCAAGATAAATTAAATGCCTTGGGAGATCTGTTAAATACGACTTCCTATCAATACCTAATCTACATGTTTAATTACTCAGACGACAACACCAACGCTTTATGGCTGAGTAATATACAACGAGTGATAAACAACTGTTTTAAAGATGGCGGCATAGAAAGCAGTTTGTCTTCCAAAGACTTAGGGGCATTGCAAAAGGTGATTCAATTACGAAGGCAATCACGCAAAAGGCCAACAAAATGGATTCATTGGATTCTTTTCTCTAAAGAGAAATACTTCTTGAAAAAGGTTTTGGTGGCTAATAATCTAACTGTTAATGGTGCAGGGGTTAAAGAGCTTGAAAAAAGACTCGACAACAGGCTGAATTTTGAGCACAACATGACAAAACTCAAAAAACAGACTTGGTTAAAAGATATCCCAAACACTAAAAATCAAATTGAGTTAAATCATTGGTTTCAAGAACAAACCCAGGCAATAAAAGCCAAAGAAATAATTGGATCATTCACTAATTTCAAAGCATTTTCATTAACTGAGGGTAAATCACTCAGTGAATTCTTATCTAAAATTCAAGCCATTATCAAACTCTCCAGAGATACTATTGAAGAGAAGGATCAATGGAAAAAATATCTCACAAGAACTCAAATAGACCAATTAGAACAAGGGAGATTACCCGCTAGTTATATTAAAACCTTTCAACGATATTTTGATGAACTAGTCCAGTTCGATCAGCTTTATGAGGGTATGGAGCACTTTGAACAAGAAGTGGTCAAGCTACTGAATGAAAGTGGCTACACTATTACCCATGAAAATATTAAAGCTATTTTTCTTAATAGTATTTATTTAGAGTGGCTAGATCACATAGAGACAAAGTATCCTATTTTGAGGGAAGTATCTACTCGAAAATTCGATAAACAAACAGAGGAACTTCAATATTCTATTGAAGATAAATTAAAACTTAGCACGGAAATCTTAAACCTGAAAGTAAGGGAGAGAACCTTTACCAATGTTGAATACAATCGATTGAATAATAGGATTTCATATAGAGACTTAAGTCATCAAGTCACAAAAAAACGTCAGATATGGCCAATTAGAAGAGTGATTCAGGAATTTCAAGAAGAATTATTTGATCTTATTCCGTGCTGGATGGCAAGCCCTGAATCTGTTTCTGCCATTTTTCCAATGGAAGAAATATTTGATTTGGTAATTTTTGATGAAGCCTCCCAATGTTTTGTAGAAAAAGGAATTCCGGCCATGTACAGGGGCAGACAAGTTGTTATTGCCGGTGATGACAAGCAATTAAGTCCGAATGATCTCTATAAAGTTCGTTGGGAGGAAGAAGAAGTGGATCATCCGGATTTGGAAATTGATTCTCTTCTTGACTTAGCCAATAAATATGTGATGAATCTTCAACTAGCAGGACATTATAGAAGCAAATCTTTGGATCTGATAGAATTCTCTAATCATCACTTCTATAAAGATAGATTGAGATTATTACCTGACTTTCATTATATCAATAATGCAGATCCCGGGATAGATTACATAAAAGTAGACGGGGTATGGGAGCAAAATTCGAATGAAATTGAGGCACGCAATGTGGTGGATATCATTAAAGAATATTTGAAAAATGAACCTGAAAAAGAAATAGGAGTAGTCACCTTCAATGCTCCTCAGCAGGGTCTAATTTGGGATATTTTGGAAGACCAGATTGCTCTAGGAAATTTAACTTTACCAGATAAATTCTTTGTGAAAAACATTGAAAATGTTCAGGGTGACGAAAAGGACGTGATTATTTTCAGTACTGGATATGCTCCCGATAAGTCAGGTAGACTGAAAATGCAATTTGGCAGCATCAACGCTCCAAAAGGAGAAAATCGATTAAATGTAGCCATTACTAGAGCTCGTGAGAAAGTGATAATTATCAGCAGCCTTTATCCTGATCAGTTAAAGGTTGATGATGCCAAAAATAATGGACCTAAATTATTGAAAGCCTATTTGCAATATGCATTGGATGTTTCGAAAGGAAACTTTAGACCGAAACCGAAACCTGCTAATAATTTCCAAAGCAATTGGTTTCTAAAAACGAAAGTAAGGGAAGAATTACAAGCCTCTGTTAAAAGTATTAAAGCTGAAGAAGAATTACCATTTGCTGACATAAGCTTTAAGGACAATACTGAATACAAAGGCTTATTGCTTTCAGACGACAATCTATTTTATGATAATCCTTCGGTAAAAGACATTTTTGCTTATACCCCTTTCCTACTATCCAAAATGAATTGGCCCTACATTCAAGTCAAAAGTAGAAATTTCTGGAATGATAAGGAAGAACTGATGGAAAGAGTAGTCCAATTTGTTAAGAGGAACGATTGA
- a CDS encoding ComEA family DNA-binding protein — protein MPFISKSIYSYYKKPVQSKAHRLNLNSLLSELKDNIETHNEKSEEREYNYFDLNKSTSAELVNSGFPQYLAKRIVKYRNKVNPFESKDELLKIYGIDSAFYQEIYPYIKITILNIQPDPQPVKKETSTTNKIKEEKYPEKEAKKFELSAFDLNKADSTQLQKIYGIGPAYSKRILKYRNYLGGFHSLNQLNEVYGLKKENLDSLKNYVFLANELNLRKLKVNKLNADSLVQHPYISYKEANLIVNYRNQHGNYSSMDDILAIKILDSIWVKKTAPYLSFD, from the coding sequence ATGCCTTTTATATCAAAAAGCATTTATTCATATTATAAAAAGCCTGTGCAATCAAAAGCTCATAGATTAAATCTAAATTCTTTACTATCAGAACTAAAAGACAACATTGAAACCCATAACGAAAAAAGTGAAGAAAGGGAGTACAATTATTTCGACTTAAATAAATCAACTTCAGCAGAACTGGTCAATTCTGGCTTTCCTCAATATCTAGCCAAACGGATAGTGAAATATAGAAATAAAGTCAATCCTTTCGAATCTAAGGATGAGCTTCTTAAGATATATGGGATTGACAGTGCTTTCTACCAAGAGATTTATCCTTATATCAAAATTACTATATTAAATATTCAGCCTGATCCCCAACCAGTAAAAAAAGAAACAAGCACAACTAACAAAATCAAGGAAGAGAAATATCCTGAGAAAGAAGCAAAAAAGTTCGAATTATCTGCTTTTGATCTGAATAAAGCAGATAGCACACAGCTACAAAAAATTTATGGCATCGGCCCAGCATATTCAAAAAGGATACTCAAGTACAGGAATTATCTAGGTGGATTCCACTCCCTTAACCAGCTCAATGAAGTATATGGTTTAAAAAAAGAGAATCTAGATTCCCTCAAAAATTATGTTTTTCTAGCCAACGAGCTAAATTTAAGGAAACTAAAAGTTAACAAACTAAATGCAGACAGTTTGGTACAACATCCGTATATTTCATACAAAGAAGCAAATTTGATCGTTAATTATAGAAATCAACATGGGAACTATAGCTCTATGGATGACATATTAGCTATCAAAATATTAGATAGTATCTGGGTCAAAAAGACAGCCCCCTATCTCTCTTTTGATTAA
- a CDS encoding 2'-5' RNA ligase family protein — translation MEKSMFFIGICPPHPLEKRIHGIKEEFRQKYGVKGGFRSKAHITLQMPFNLAINKEEQFISALNYMLAGKRTFKIELKDFGNFEPRVIFINVDENRELDSLQKSVEHLMKKFQVFNSTHKNNGFTPHITVAFRDLKKPTFSKIWNEVKDRDFKESFRANAITVFKHNGNSWDIFSKN, via the coding sequence ATGGAAAAATCAATGTTTTTTATCGGAATTTGCCCTCCTCATCCTCTGGAAAAACGGATTCATGGGATAAAAGAAGAGTTTCGTCAAAAATATGGGGTCAAAGGTGGATTTCGTTCAAAAGCACACATTACCCTACAAATGCCATTCAATTTAGCCATCAATAAAGAGGAGCAATTTATTAGCGCTTTGAATTACATGCTTGCTGGAAAAAGAACCTTTAAAATTGAACTGAAAGATTTTGGAAATTTCGAACCAAGAGTGATATTTATTAATGTTGATGAAAATAGAGAACTGGATTCATTGCAAAAATCTGTAGAGCATCTTATGAAAAAATTTCAAGTCTTTAACAGCACGCATAAAAATAATGGCTTTACTCCTCATATAACTGTTGCCTTCCGGGACTTGAAAAAACCAACTTTCTCCAAGATATGGAATGAAGTAAAAGATAGGGATTTTAAGGAAAGTTTTCGGGCGAATGCCATTACTGTTTTTAAGCACAATGGTAATTCGTGGGATATATTTTCAAAGAATTGA